In a single window of the Streptacidiphilus sp. P02-A3a genome:
- a CDS encoding SRPBCC domain-containing protein — MTDSFSITRVFDAPRELVFAAWTEPAQFARWFGAESEVPLETVSMDVRPGGAWSAIMHVDPAPTTLHFHGDYREVVPPERLVLTLRNPFDPNDPLVELVTVVFKDLGGKTEMAFVQEGHLGAEEYIKTKEGWSLFFDRLAEGLPQA, encoded by the coding sequence ATGACTGACAGCTTCAGCATCACCCGCGTCTTCGACGCGCCCCGGGAGCTGGTCTTCGCCGCCTGGACGGAGCCCGCCCAGTTCGCGCGCTGGTTCGGCGCCGAGAGCGAGGTCCCACTGGAGACGGTCTCGATGGACGTCCGCCCCGGCGGCGCGTGGAGCGCGATCATGCATGTCGATCCCGCGCCGACCACGCTGCACTTCCACGGCGACTACCGGGAGGTGGTCCCGCCCGAGCGGCTGGTGCTCACCCTGAGGAACCCGTTCGACCCGAACGACCCGCTGGTCGAGCTGGTGACCGTGGTGTTCAAGGACCTCGGCGGCAAGACGGAGATGGCCTTCGTGCAGGAGGGGCACCTCGGCGCGGAGGAGTACATAAAGACCAAGGAGGGCTGGTCCCTGTTCTTCGACCGCCTGGCCGAGGGGCTGCCCCAGGCCTGA